Proteins from one Bombus pascuorum chromosome 15, iyBomPasc1.1, whole genome shotgun sequence genomic window:
- the LOC132914694 gene encoding formin-binding protein 4-like isoform X2, producing MKRRQRRPVLELNQSQSGFHGEHLQNKHKHINSDYPGQNIPTNPLANLLCHYNSDSDTEDSKKDCKLDDQVNNFFKEIQLIAPKQPVSNESSNVALTTNSNTRLAHYTNQQALMWRECLDESSGYPYYWHIETNEVTWEMPDELRYLKNNIKTSSVIKPLSIQESHWVDFSSVTYQQSHENIPEGMIPREVVARNRNRYICNETLQKPESQTDPDTANTSDTMDNDSDDGKIEMITSYGSDESDSDTVDENRSKNNMKESSVKSTSTTPKLKCPEKLPTSTPIIQPQLLTISQNPNQMYENKGTVEESTVESVDSKPSDDAEAKYLINQIKQDAVQKIDYTDKINNDSRLMKESVTKKSSNKHSVDSDVDFRISLVPGYDEDSDVEEESEDKQERKALFPIPQTKETMENMLLGKIDGDQIAESNDNEEINSERKNVQEDNDDILERLECRDDSNTKTEEDMQKGNKFVDNVHGRNKFFQRKKRIAFDVPSTKIKTNNDNETSKLEVEIQREEMNACDEHLIEPQVDQQEETNATNENVEENVSTCKDESNSTEGETSTSETNGESKEDEGEVNLLSQIILEKLKFLSEGKPGVSPVQLMSIQLQTLFVAWEAGCLEKNYLRRWLSDTSHELERLEQDAAPPGWLCQWDRSHKRYYYQNTATGITQWTYPDTGIAGGAEEMEICSTPPPAEQEDIIIPEEEGLRSKSTKSEGGETTEDMTMPRNSDIEAPPPPQISNPSPPPPPRIYAEDLKRDKRKQDKCNDKLDDKRPRLGEEGTTVAEIKPLENSVAPSSALLSPQPANLANVTSAEPLPPGVDLTEAPYDIPATALKRIIYGAVQSQGAALYDATARDPTVPILSHPATIVQEHYLQYPAYHQHLHAPAALVLPHKHNVQPAIQLIPDYTPIYTNHKVIEKPPVKTAKESLVSALDSFYNDIARIENIGMEKVPQRQDTTTVEPLSLPTEEAKLETEQEPIPVETTVKEKKRKRTRIGISKKHKEVSSMVAKWQKVQQNFENT from the exons atgaagcGACGTCAAAGAAGGCCTGTTTTAGAACTTAATCAATCGCAGTCCGGTTTTCATGGAGAACATTTACAAA ACAAACACAAACATATAAATAGTGATTACCCTGGACAAAACATACCTACAAATCCTCTGGCAAATTTACTTTGTCACTATAATTCAGATAGTGATACTGAAGACTCAAAGAAAGATTGCAAATTAGATGAtcaagttaataatttttttaaa GAAATCCAACTGATTGCACCCAAACAACCAGTCTCAAATGAATCTAGCAATGTTGCCTTAACAACAAATTCTAACACACGCTTAGCACATTATACAAATCAACAAGCACTCA TGTGGAGAGAATGCTTAGATGAATCTTCAGGTTACCCTTACTATTGGCACATTGAGACTAATGAAGTAACATGGGAAATGCCAGATGAATTACGGTACTTAAAAAACAACATTAAAACGAGCTCTGTTATAAAACCACTTTCAATACAAGAGTCTCATTGGGTTGATTTCTCATCAGTTACAT ATCAACAATCCCATGAAAATATACCAGAAGGTATGATTCCGCGGGAAGTGGTGGCTCGAAATCGTAATAGGTATATTTGCAATGAGACTTTGCAGAAGCCAGAATCTCAAACTGATCCAGACACTGCTAACACATCTGATACCATGGATAATGATTCTGATGATGG GAAAATAGAAATGATCACATCCTATGGGAGTGATGAAAGTGATTCAGATACAGTGGATGAAAATCGATCAAAGAACAATATGAAAGAATCATCGGTGAAGAGCACAAGTACAACACCAAAATTGAAATGTCCTGAAAAACTTCCTACATCAACTCCTATAATCCAACCACAGTTACTGACAATTTCTCAGAATCCAAATCAGATGTACGAAAACAAAGGTACTGTAGAAGAATCAACGGTAGAATCCGTTGACTCGAAACCATCTGATGATGCAGAGGCTAAGTACTTAATAAACCAAATTAAACAAGATGCTGTTCAAAAGATAGATTATacagataaaattaataatgataGTCGATTGATGAAAGAATCGGTAACAAAGAAAAGCAGTAATAAACACAGTGTTGACTCCGATGTAGACTTTCGCATTTCTTTAGTGCCTGGTTACGATGAAGATTCAGATGTTGAAGAAGAATCTGAAGATAAACAGGAGAGAAAAGCTCTATTTCCAATTCCTCAAACCAAAGAAACCATGGAGAATATGTTATTAGGTAAAATTGATGGTGATCAAATAGCAGAGAGTAATGAcaatgaagaaattaatagCGAAAGGAAAAACGTACAAGAAGATAATGACGACATTCTAGAAAGGTTAGAATGCAGAGATGATTCAAATACTAAAACAGAGGAGGATATGCAAAAGGGAAACAAATTCGTCGATAACGTACATGGtcggaataaattttttcaaagaaaaaaacgtaTTGCTTTTGATG ttccatctacaaagataaaaacaaataatgataatgaaaCGAGTAAACTGGAAGTGGAGATCCAACGCGAGGAAATGAACGCTTGCGACGAGCATCTTATTGAACCTCAGGTTGATCAGCAAGAAGAAACAAACGCTACGAACGAGAACGTGGAAGAGAATGTTTCAACTTGCAAAGATGAATCAAATAGTACTGAAGGAGAAACAAGTACATCAGAAACGAATGGTGAATCCAAAGAAGATGAAGGGGAAGTTAATCTACTATCCCAGATCATActtgagaaattaaagtttCTATCAGAAGGAAAACCAGGTGTATCGCCAGTTCAATTGATGTCTATTCAGCtacaa ACATTGTTTGTTGCGTGGGAAGCAGGTTGTTTAGAAAAGAATTACTTGCGTAGATGGTTGAGTGACACCAGTCACGAATTGGAACGCTTGGAACAAGATGCAGCACCACCTGGATGGCTATGTCAGTGGGATAG GTCGCATAAGCGATATTATTACCAGAACACTGCCACTGGAATTACACAATGGACTTATCCGGATACTGGCATCGCCGGTGGAGCTGAAGAGATGGAAATTTGTTCCACGCCTCCTCCAGCTGAGCAagaagatattattatacctG aagaagaaggacTAAGATCAAAGTCAACGAAATCAGAAGGTGGAGAGACAACAGAGGACATGACGATGCCAAGGAACAGCGACATAGAAGCTCCGCCTCCACCCCAAATTTCAAATCCGAGCCCACCTCCACCCCCAAGAATTTACGCTGAGGATTTGAAGAGGGACAAAAGGAAACAAGATAAGTGCAACGACAAATTGGATGATAAGAGACCACGACTAGGAGAAG AGGGAACAACAGTCGCGGAAATAAAACCATTAGAAAATTCTGTTGCCCCATCCTCTGCCTTACTGTCGCCTCAGCCTGCAAATCTTGCAAACGTAACTAGCGCAGAACCCCTGCCACCAGGTGTCGATTTAACAGAAGCACCTTATGACATACCTGCAACTGCCCTGAAGAGAATTATTTATGGTGCTGTGCAGTCACAAGGTGCTGCGCTCTACGATGCAACTGCGAGAGATCCGACAGTTCCTATTCTAAGTCATCCAGCAACCATAGTACAAGAACATTATCTTCAATATCCAGCATATCATCAACACTTACACGCT cCAGCGGCCTTAGTACTTCCGCATAAGCACAATGTGCAGCCTGCGATTCAGCTAATACCTGACTACACTCCAATATATACGAATCATAAGGTCATTGAGAAGCCACCAGTTAAAACAGCGAAAGAATCTTTAGTGTCTGCGCTAGATTCATTTTACAATGACATTGCGCGAATAGAGAATATCGGAATGGAGAAAGTTCCTCAGAGACAAGATACTACGACGGTGGAACCATTGTCCTTACCAACAGAGGAAGCCAAATTAGAGACAGAGCAAGAACCTATCCCTGTTGAAACTActgtgaaagaaaagaaaaggaaaagg ACAAGGATTGGTATTAGTAAAAAGCATAAAGAAGTCTCTAGTATGGTTGCAAAATGGCAAAAGGTGCAACAGAATTTCGAAAATACGTAA
- the LOC132914694 gene encoding formin-binding protein 4-like isoform X1, producing the protein MKRRQRRPVLELNQSQSGFHGEHLQNKHKHINSDYPGQNIPTNPLANLLCHYNSDSDTEDSKKDCKLDDQVNNFFKEIQLIAPKQPVSNESSNVALTTNSNTRLAHYTNQQALMWRECLDESSGYPYYWHIETNEVTWEMPDELRYLKNNIKTSSVIKPLSIQESHWVDFSSVTYQQSHENIPEGMIPREVVARNRNRYICNETLQKPESQTDPDTANTSDTMDNDSDDGKIEMITSYGSDESDSDTVDENRSKNNMKESSVKSTSTTPKLKCPEKLPTSTPIIQPQLLTISQNPNQMYENKGTVEESTVESVDSKPSDDAEAKYLINQIKQDAVQKIDYTDKINNDSRLMKESVTKKSSNKHSVDSDVDFRISLVPGYDEDSDVEEESEDKQERKALFPIPQTKETMENMLLGKIDGDQIAESNDNEEINSERKNVQEDNDDILERLECRDDSNTKTEEDMQKGNKFVDNVHGRNKFFQRKKRIAFDVPSTKIKTNNDNETSKLEVEIQREEMNACDEHLIEPQVDQQEETNATNENVEENVSTCKDESNSTEGETSTSETNGESKEDEGEVNLLSQIILEKLKFLSEGKPGVSPVQLMSIQLQTLFVAWEAGCLEKNYLRRWLSDTSHELERLEQDAAPPGWLCQWDRSHKRYYYQNTATGITQWTYPDTGIAGGAEEMEICSTPPPAEQEDIIIPAEEEGLRSKSTKSEGGETTEDMTMPRNSDIEAPPPPQISNPSPPPPPRIYAEDLKRDKRKQDKCNDKLDDKRPRLGEEGTTVAEIKPLENSVAPSSALLSPQPANLANVTSAEPLPPGVDLTEAPYDIPATALKRIIYGAVQSQGAALYDATARDPTVPILSHPATIVQEHYLQYPAYHQHLHAPAALVLPHKHNVQPAIQLIPDYTPIYTNHKVIEKPPVKTAKESLVSALDSFYNDIARIENIGMEKVPQRQDTTTVEPLSLPTEEAKLETEQEPIPVETTVKEKKRKRTRIGISKKHKEVSSMVAKWQKVQQNFENT; encoded by the exons atgaagcGACGTCAAAGAAGGCCTGTTTTAGAACTTAATCAATCGCAGTCCGGTTTTCATGGAGAACATTTACAAA ACAAACACAAACATATAAATAGTGATTACCCTGGACAAAACATACCTACAAATCCTCTGGCAAATTTACTTTGTCACTATAATTCAGATAGTGATACTGAAGACTCAAAGAAAGATTGCAAATTAGATGAtcaagttaataatttttttaaa GAAATCCAACTGATTGCACCCAAACAACCAGTCTCAAATGAATCTAGCAATGTTGCCTTAACAACAAATTCTAACACACGCTTAGCACATTATACAAATCAACAAGCACTCA TGTGGAGAGAATGCTTAGATGAATCTTCAGGTTACCCTTACTATTGGCACATTGAGACTAATGAAGTAACATGGGAAATGCCAGATGAATTACGGTACTTAAAAAACAACATTAAAACGAGCTCTGTTATAAAACCACTTTCAATACAAGAGTCTCATTGGGTTGATTTCTCATCAGTTACAT ATCAACAATCCCATGAAAATATACCAGAAGGTATGATTCCGCGGGAAGTGGTGGCTCGAAATCGTAATAGGTATATTTGCAATGAGACTTTGCAGAAGCCAGAATCTCAAACTGATCCAGACACTGCTAACACATCTGATACCATGGATAATGATTCTGATGATGG GAAAATAGAAATGATCACATCCTATGGGAGTGATGAAAGTGATTCAGATACAGTGGATGAAAATCGATCAAAGAACAATATGAAAGAATCATCGGTGAAGAGCACAAGTACAACACCAAAATTGAAATGTCCTGAAAAACTTCCTACATCAACTCCTATAATCCAACCACAGTTACTGACAATTTCTCAGAATCCAAATCAGATGTACGAAAACAAAGGTACTGTAGAAGAATCAACGGTAGAATCCGTTGACTCGAAACCATCTGATGATGCAGAGGCTAAGTACTTAATAAACCAAATTAAACAAGATGCTGTTCAAAAGATAGATTATacagataaaattaataatgataGTCGATTGATGAAAGAATCGGTAACAAAGAAAAGCAGTAATAAACACAGTGTTGACTCCGATGTAGACTTTCGCATTTCTTTAGTGCCTGGTTACGATGAAGATTCAGATGTTGAAGAAGAATCTGAAGATAAACAGGAGAGAAAAGCTCTATTTCCAATTCCTCAAACCAAAGAAACCATGGAGAATATGTTATTAGGTAAAATTGATGGTGATCAAATAGCAGAGAGTAATGAcaatgaagaaattaatagCGAAAGGAAAAACGTACAAGAAGATAATGACGACATTCTAGAAAGGTTAGAATGCAGAGATGATTCAAATACTAAAACAGAGGAGGATATGCAAAAGGGAAACAAATTCGTCGATAACGTACATGGtcggaataaattttttcaaagaaaaaaacgtaTTGCTTTTGATG ttccatctacaaagataaaaacaaataatgataatgaaaCGAGTAAACTGGAAGTGGAGATCCAACGCGAGGAAATGAACGCTTGCGACGAGCATCTTATTGAACCTCAGGTTGATCAGCAAGAAGAAACAAACGCTACGAACGAGAACGTGGAAGAGAATGTTTCAACTTGCAAAGATGAATCAAATAGTACTGAAGGAGAAACAAGTACATCAGAAACGAATGGTGAATCCAAAGAAGATGAAGGGGAAGTTAATCTACTATCCCAGATCATActtgagaaattaaagtttCTATCAGAAGGAAAACCAGGTGTATCGCCAGTTCAATTGATGTCTATTCAGCtacaa ACATTGTTTGTTGCGTGGGAAGCAGGTTGTTTAGAAAAGAATTACTTGCGTAGATGGTTGAGTGACACCAGTCACGAATTGGAACGCTTGGAACAAGATGCAGCACCACCTGGATGGCTATGTCAGTGGGATAG GTCGCATAAGCGATATTATTACCAGAACACTGCCACTGGAATTACACAATGGACTTATCCGGATACTGGCATCGCCGGTGGAGCTGAAGAGATGGAAATTTGTTCCACGCCTCCTCCAGCTGAGCAagaagatattattatacctG cagaagaagaaggacTAAGATCAAAGTCAACGAAATCAGAAGGTGGAGAGACAACAGAGGACATGACGATGCCAAGGAACAGCGACATAGAAGCTCCGCCTCCACCCCAAATTTCAAATCCGAGCCCACCTCCACCCCCAAGAATTTACGCTGAGGATTTGAAGAGGGACAAAAGGAAACAAGATAAGTGCAACGACAAATTGGATGATAAGAGACCACGACTAGGAGAAG AGGGAACAACAGTCGCGGAAATAAAACCATTAGAAAATTCTGTTGCCCCATCCTCTGCCTTACTGTCGCCTCAGCCTGCAAATCTTGCAAACGTAACTAGCGCAGAACCCCTGCCACCAGGTGTCGATTTAACAGAAGCACCTTATGACATACCTGCAACTGCCCTGAAGAGAATTATTTATGGTGCTGTGCAGTCACAAGGTGCTGCGCTCTACGATGCAACTGCGAGAGATCCGACAGTTCCTATTCTAAGTCATCCAGCAACCATAGTACAAGAACATTATCTTCAATATCCAGCATATCATCAACACTTACACGCT cCAGCGGCCTTAGTACTTCCGCATAAGCACAATGTGCAGCCTGCGATTCAGCTAATACCTGACTACACTCCAATATATACGAATCATAAGGTCATTGAGAAGCCACCAGTTAAAACAGCGAAAGAATCTTTAGTGTCTGCGCTAGATTCATTTTACAATGACATTGCGCGAATAGAGAATATCGGAATGGAGAAAGTTCCTCAGAGACAAGATACTACGACGGTGGAACCATTGTCCTTACCAACAGAGGAAGCCAAATTAGAGACAGAGCAAGAACCTATCCCTGTTGAAACTActgtgaaagaaaagaaaaggaaaagg ACAAGGATTGGTATTAGTAAAAAGCATAAAGAAGTCTCTAGTATGGTTGCAAAATGGCAAAAGGTGCAACAGAATTTCGAAAATACGTAA
- the LOC132914700 gene encoding coiled-coil-helix-coiled-coil-helix domain-containing protein 7 — translation MSTSNTNNKHTSTLKEKLTQNQHLINPCLREYNISWKCLEDNKYETNNCTMQFENYKLCKKFWKEVVFNRKVQDIKPYLPLPEEREQIKEEYLQSRKK, via the exons atgagtacttcaaatacaaataataaacatacaTCGACATTAAAAGAGAAACTCACGCAAAATCAGCATCTAATTAATCCTTGTTTACGA gaATATAACATCAGTTGGAAATGCCTAGAAGACAATAAATACGAAACTAATAATTGCACAatgcaatttgaaaattacaagCTCTGTAAGAAATTTTgg aAAGAAGTAGTGTTCAATAGGAAGGTACAAGATATAAAACCATACCTCCCTTTACCTGAAGAAAGagaacaaataaaagaagagTACCTACAATCTCGCAAAAAATAG
- the LOC132914697 gene encoding ethanolaminephosphotransferase 1-like, which translates to MYHKLNLEVKYLTEQHLTGFENYKYSSVDTSPLSVYIMHPFWNKVVQYCPKWIAPNVLTFSGFLFTVFNFTLFAFYDYYLYASSDDKPQYPSIPRWVFALGAFNVFMAYTLDGIDGKQARRTQTSGPLGELFDHGLDSWTTMLISVCMFSVFGRTDHSVSPLRMYFILWNVFISFYLTHWEKYNTGVLFLPWGYDLSMVATIIVFVISSIGGHKAWKIVFPGGIPVGVMFEVLLYVTAIVSSLPVVLWNIYKSYRDKTGKMRTFLDAIRPLLPLAVLFSISTIWVVHSPSNIIDKDPRIIFLAIGTIFSNICCRLIVSQMSNTRCELLSWILLPVAVAALFSFILPSIDLVFTYILAIIALLAHIHYGTCVVRQMCRHFRIHTFRIKDRAD; encoded by the exons AtgtatcataaattaaatctCGAAGTCAAGTATCTCACCGAACAACATCTTACCGGCTTCGAGAACTATAAA TATAGCTCAGTGGATACAAGCCCTCTCAGTGTATATATTATGCATCCATTTTGGAATAAAGTAGTACAG TATTGTCCGAAGTGGATTGCCCCAAACGTATTAACTTTCTCTGGATTTCTGTTTACTGTCTTTAACTTCACATTGTTTGcattttatgattattatttgtatgcATCAAGTGATGATAAGCCACAGTATCCTTCTATACCAAGATGGGTTTTTGCCTTGGGTGCATTCAATGTTTTTATGGCATATACTCTTG ATGGTATTGATGGAAAACAAGCACGACGTACACAAACATCAGGTCCTTTAGGAGAGCTATTTGATCATGGACTAGATAGTTGGACAACAATGCTCATTAGTGTTTGTATGTTTTCTGTGTTTGGTAGGACAGACCATAGTGTATCTCCATTAAGAATGTATTTCATTCTATGGAACGTGTTTATTAGTTTCTACTTAACTCATTGGGAAAAGTATAACACAGGGGTACTGTTTCTTCCTTGGGGATATGATCTATCTATGGTA GCTACTATTATTGTCTTTGTCATATCTAGTATAGGCGGACATAAAGCCTGGAAGATTGTGTTTCCTGGTGGTATACCAGTTGGTGTAATGTTTgaagtattactttatgtCACTGCAATTGTATCTAGTTTGCCTGTAGTTCTATGGAATATATATAA ATCATATAGGGACAAGACTGGTAAAATGCGAACGTTCCTAGATGCCATAAGACCTCTACTGCCTCTAGCAGTACTCTTTTCGATTTCAACAATTTGGGTAGTTCATTCACCTAGTAATATCATAGACAAAGATCCTAGGATAATTTTCTTAGCAATTGGAACTATTTTTTCAAACATCTGT TGTCGTTTAATTGTTTCACAAATGAGCAATACCAGATGTGAACTATTATCATGGATATTACTACCTGTAGCAGTTGCAGCCCTTTTCTCATTTATCTTGCCTAGTATAGATTTGGTATTCACATATATTCTTGCCATTATAGCTTTATTGGCACATATTCACTATGGAACATGTGTG GTGCGTCAGATGTGTCGTCATTTCCGTATTCATACGTTCCGTATTAAAGATCGTGCAGACTGA
- the LOC132914833 gene encoding E3 ubiquitin-protein ligase TRIM23-like → MTDNLDRLSKYFKQTLKPTVRTNVLECRVCEEVFTVDGIKVPRLLHCGHTVCHSCLLRLRPCMTDQQFLLCPFDRQPTGISQNNVCNLKKNFALIELLERLEQSNSEKLSILERERFQSNQTCDEDEAHTAVLYCTICMTHLCENCDSTIHSSRTLSKHKRVTLSEKPKDKPKCPVHTTHVAEFTCTQEGCHNSLMCYLCKDYGRHSTHKLALVEVEAENIRKSIVTALQKMTQFMESMRDTAHRIETVIQELEGWAIEDARQRVRQHFEELRALLAEQENAAISCIETETRGRLCALSQQQQDLTTTRSQVANVCIQCESILDSEDWKLLSSATKVKEVLTTLEQQQQHYAQLGPDFLTPESSIPIIFSRDNRVHIGTKIDMRVVILGLDGAGKTSILSAMRGITLSGPPISTIGFNVESLEYKNLVFTLWDVGGQQKFRPLWKHYYHNTQAVIFVVDASDRSRFEEAQNELSKIVNERELKDALFLIYANKQDLAGCASVEELTDILCLQKLCCGRAWHIQGSSSLTNACGSTQGLDWLTQQLGAHETLYTIPTIS, encoded by the exons atGACTGACAACTTGGATCGTCTAAGCAAATACTTTAAACAGACTCTAAAACCTACTGTAAGAACCAAT GTACTGGAATGTCGTGTCTGCGAAGAAGTATTTACTGTTGATGGAATAAAAGTACCAAGATTACTACACTGTGGTCACACAGTATGTCATTCATGTCTTTTACGATTGAGACCTTGCATGACAGATCAGCAGTTCTTATTGTGTCCTTTTGATAGACAGCCAACAGGAATTAGTCAGAACAATGTCTGCAacttgaaaaagaattttgctCTAATAGAATTGCTAGAGAGACTAGAACAGTCCAATAGTGAAAAACTATCTATACTTGAAAGGGAGAGATTCCAATCTAATCAAACTTGCGATGAAGATGAAGCTCATACAGCAGTattatattgtacaatttgTATGACACATTTGTGTGAAAATTGTGATAGTACCATTCATTCTTCAAGGACTTTAAGCAAACATAAACGTGTAACTCTATCAGAGAAACCGAAGGACAAACCAAAGTGTCCAGTGCATACAACACATGTTGCAGAATTTACTTGCACTCAGGAAGGTTGCCATAATTCCCTTATGTGCTATTTGTGCAAGGATTATGGTAGACATAGTACGCATAAG CTAGCTTTGGTGGAAGTTGAGGCAGAGAATATTAGAAAATCTATTGTCACTGCTCTGCAGAAAATGACACAATTTATGGAGAGTATGAGAGATACAGCACACAGAATAG AAACGGTGATACAAGAGCTAGAAGGATGGGCAATAGAAGATGCAAGACAAAGAGTACGTCAGCATTTTGAGGAACTAAGAGCTCTATTGGCTGAACAAGAAAATGCAGCCATCTCTTGTATTGAAACAGAAACCCGTGGGAGATTATGCGCTTTAAGCCAGCAACAACAGGATTTAACTACCACTAGGTCTCAAGTAGCTAATGTGTGCATTCAGTGCGAAAGTATTTTGGATTCTGAAGATTGGAAGTTATTGAGTAGCGCAACGAAAGTTAAAGAAGTGTTAACTACGTTGgaacaacagcagcaacatTATGCTCAACTTGGCCCTGACTTCCTCACACCTGAGTCCTCTATACCTATAATATTCAGCCGT GACAACAGAGTACATATCGGCACGAAGATTGACATGCGCGTGGTAATCTTAGGATTAGATGGTGCTGGAAAAACAAGCATTCTATCAGCTATGAGAGGCATCACGCTTTCCGGACCGCCAATTTCTACAATTGGCTTTAATGTAGAAAGTCTAGAGTATAAAAATTTGGTATTCACTTTATGGGATGTTGGTGGACAACAGAAGTTTAGGCCACTGTGGAAACATTACTATCACAATACACAGGCAGTAATCTTTGTAGTTGATGCCAGTGATAGATCTAGATTCGAAGAAGCTCAAAATGAACTatcaaaaattgtaaatgaacGCGAATTGAAAGACGCTTTATTCCTGATATATGCCAATAAGCAA gaCCTCGCTGGTTGTGCCAGTGTCGAGGAATTAACTGATATCCTGTGTTTGCAAAAATTATGTTGCGGCCGAGCATGGCATATACAAGGTTCATCTTCACTTACAAACGCTTGTGGTTCTACACAAGGTCTTGACTGGTTAACCCAGCAATTGGGTGCTCATGAAACCTTATATACCATACCTactatatcataa